A stretch of the Taeniopygia guttata chromosome 3, bTaeGut7.mat, whole genome shotgun sequence genome encodes the following:
- the CALHM4 gene encoding calcium homeostasis modulator protein 4, protein MTFLPKWLTFLKGKEVVIANAIIAILTIGGQQLFSFFTFSCPCHVGQNLIYGLAFLGVPALILLIVGYALNNQTWRLVMGKRSNFERGTSSNWLLKCKLVCFVLCSITGRALVAPVTWLAVTLINGSYYICAVSEYVPGYYYGAAPNVTASECSRILATFPCRQLVPPELTRARDEVILLLRYQSQVAGWLLIAVVVITVFLSYCLASCFSPLSFLHFRYWNSYVHNEQELFDEATEQHSRLYAMQNVKKFFGFVPGSENVKEIRIPSLREWQAISGLAFLKRVDEEHYDYSLLHDWALKERASGKYLRIDEDLGIITQL, encoded by the exons ATGACTTTCCTTCCAAAGTGGTTAacttttttaaaaggcaaagaGGTTGTTATTGCTAATGCAATAATTGCAATATTGACAATTGGTGGGCAGcaacttttctctttcttcacaTTCAGCTGTCCTTGTCATGTTGGGCAGAACCTTATCTATGGGCTGGCTTTTCTAGGAGTGCCTGCACTGATCCTTCTGATTGTTGGCTATGCCCTGAACAACCAGACTTGGAGACTAGTTATGGGTAAAAGGTCTAATTTTGAGAGGGGGACTTCATCAAACTGGTTGCTGAAATGCAAACTAGTCTGCTTTGTCTTGTGCAGCATCACAGGGAGGGCACTGGTTGCTCCAGTCACATGGCTTGCAGTCACCCTGATAAATGGCTCATATTATATCTGTGCTGTGAGCGAGTACGTCCCTGGGTATTATTATGGAGCTGCTCCTAATGTTACCGCTAGCGAATGCAGCAGGATATTGGCCACGTttccctgcaggcagctggtTCCTCCAGAGCTGACCCGGGCAAGAGATGAAGTGATTCTCCTCCTCCGATACCAGTCACAA gtggctggctggcttttgaTTGCTGTGGTAGTCATCACTGTGTTCCTTTCTTACTGCCTGGCAAGCTGTTTCTCCCCGCTCAGCTTTCTACACTTCAGATACTGGAACAGCTATGTCCACAATGAGCAGGAGCTCTTCGATGAGGCAACAGAGCAGCACTCCAGGCTCTATGCCATGCAGAATGTGAAGAAGTTCTTTGGCTTTGTCCCAGGAAGTGAGAATGTAAAGGAAATTCGTATCCCATCTCTCAGGGAGTGGCAGGCCATTTCTGGACTGGCATTTCTAAAACGAGTGGATGAGGAGCACTATGATTACAGCCTCCTCCATGACTGGGCACTCAAGGAGCGTGCAAGTGGAAAGTATCTGAGGATTGATGAAGACCTTGGGATCATAACACAGCTCTGA
- the RWDD1 gene encoding RWD domain-containing protein 1, whose protein sequence is MTDYSEEQRNELEALESIYPDSFTVLSEKPTTFTITVTSEAGENDETVQTTLKFTYREKYPDETPLYEIVSRENLDDNDAMDIIKLLEQQAEENLGMVMIFTLVSAVQEKLNEIVDQIKTRREEEKKQKEREAEEEEKQRFHGTPVTIENFLNWKAKFDAELLEIKRKKMKEEEQAGKNKLSGKQLFEMDHNLDTSDIQFLEEAGNNVEVDESLFQEMDDLELEDEEDDPDYNPVNLDSD, encoded by the exons ATGACCGACTACAGCGAGGAGCAGCGCAACGAGCTGGAGGCGCTGGAGTCCATCTACCCGGACTCGTTCACGG TATTGTCAGAAAAGCCAACAACTTTCACAATCACTGTGACATCTGAAGCTGGAGAAAATGATGAAA CTGTCCAAACAACCCTTAAATTTACCTATAGAGAAAAATACCCTGATGAAACTCCACTATATGAAATTGTCTCACGAGAGAATCTTGATGATAATGATGCCATGGACATAATAAAACTGCTAGAGCAGCAG GCAGAAGAAAATTTAGGAATGGTGATGATCTTCACTCTAGTCTCAGCAGTAcaggagaaattaaatgaaatagtGGATCAAATAAAAACAcgaagagaagaagagaagaaacagaaagaaagagaagcagaggaagaagagaag CAACGTTTTCATGGCACTCCTGTTACCATTGAGAATTTCCTTAATTGGAAAGCCAAATTTGATGCAGAGCttctagaaataaaaaggaaaaaaatgaaagaagaagaaCAAGCGGGCAAAAATAAGCTAAGTG gtAAACAGCTGTTTGAAATGGATCACAACCTCGACACCTCTGACATCCAGTTCTTGGAGGAAG CTGGAAACAATGTGGAGGTTGATGAATCTTTATTCCAAGAAATGGATGATTTAGAGTTGGAGGATGAAGAGGATGACCCTGACTACAACCCTGTTAATTTAGATAGTGATTAG
- the ZUP1 gene encoding zinc finger-containing ubiquitin peptidase 1, whose amino-acid sequence MVLCDVCGRALPHPRRPSLCRRQPRCPLCAASLGCDELRRHMETAHPEPGPPGSRRPGAPAECPFCGEAAGRELEEHVRARHGHLLGAPGTDTGNGEQLYECPMCSLTCTNIQILEEHVDLHLEEHNFAEGGNIRDLELAQQLQTEEDERQRLEEEKREREEFRKLQRQYGLDNSGGFKQQFLKNMEREVDRGRMQPFEYHKRKAEMMESLASGIDDGKTKTSGIIEALCKYYQNENKDVRHVWLSAGVDHFHSSLGDRGWGCGYRNFQMLLSSLLQNSFYNDCLRDTTLIPSIPKIQSMIEDAWKEGFDPHGASHFNNRLHGSKAWIGACEIYSLLTSLRIKCQIIDFHKPTGPMGTHPRLFEWILRYYSTDNEGGAKVVCTSKPPIYLQHQGHSRTVVGIEEKKNKSLCLLLFDPGCSSQQMQKLLRQNSDGTGLRLLRKFVGSLKEKQYQIVAVDGVLSLEEKAARCRASQVLTSEKIP is encoded by the exons ATGGTGCTGTGCGACGTGTGCGGCCGGGCGCTGCCCCACCCGCGGCGCCCGTCCCTgtgccgccgccagccccgctgcccgctCTGCGCCGCCTCCCTGGGCTGCGACGAGCTCCGGCGGCACATGGAGACGGCCCACCCGGAGCCGGGCCCGCCGGgctcccgccgccccggggCACCGGCCGAGTGCCCGTTCtgcggggaggcggcggggcgggagctggaggagcacGTCAGGGCGCGGCACGGGCACCTGCTGGGCGCCCCGGGCACGG acaCAGGAAATGGTGAACAGCTATATGAATGTCCAATGTGTAGCCTTACCTGTACAAACATTCAGATTCTTGAAGAACATGTGGATTTACACTTGGAGGAACATAACTTTGCAGAAG GTGGAAACATTAGAGATCTAGAACTGGCTCAGCAACTCCAAACTGAAGAAGATGAACGGCAGAGATTAGAAGAAGAGAAGCGAGAGAGAGAAGAATTTAGAAAGCTGCAG AGACAGTATGGCTTGGATAATTCTGGTGGCTTCAAGCAGCAATTTCTAAAGAATATGGAAAGAGAAGTTGATAGAGGAAGGATGCAGCCCTTTGAATATCAtaagagaaaagctgaaatgaTGGAAAGTTTGGCTTCTGGTATAGATGATGGGAAAACGAAGACATCAG GAATCATTGAAGCATTGTGCAAGTACTATCAGAATGAGAACAAAGATGTGAGGCATGTTTGGCTTTCAGCGGGAGTAGATCACTTCCACTCATCTTtgggtgacagaggctggggTTGTGGTTACAGGAATTTCCAAATGCTCCTTTCCTCACTGTTGCAAAACAGCTTCTACAATGACTGCCTGAGAG ATACTACACTAATTCCTAGTATCCCAAAGATTCAGTCCATGATTGAAGATGCCTGGAAAGAAGGTTTTGATCCTCATGGGGCATCTCACTTCAACAACAGATTACATGGTTCCAAAGCATGGATAGGAGCATGTGAAATTTATTCACTGCTAACCAGTCTCAGGATAAA GTGCCAAATCATTGACTTTCACAAACCCACTGGCCCTATGGGTACACACCCTCGCTTGTTTGAGTGGATTTTGCGTTACTATTCTACAGATAATGAAGGTGGTGCAAAGGTGGTGTGTACTTCCAAACCGCCTATCTACTTACAACACCAAG GTCATAGTCGCACTGTTGTTGGAATAGAGGAGAAGAAGAACAAAAGCTTATGTTTGCTACTGTTTGACCCAGGATGTTCTTCCCAGCAAATGCAGAAACTGCTGAGACAAAATAGTGATGGAACTGGTCTCAGACTACTTCGGAAATTTGTGGGTAGcctaaaagaaaagcaatatcAGATAGTGGCTGTAGATGGGGTACTCTCTTTGGAAGAGAAAGCC GCTCGCTGCCGTGCTTCTCAGGTCTTAACATCAGAGAAGATTCCTTAA